The DNA segment GGCTGTGGTGCGGTCAGGATCTGGGAGCCCTGGCCCTGGGTGATGTTCAGGGCGCGGCCCAGCCGGTCGGTGAGCAGGAGGGCCGCGGCGCCGGTCGCCTCGTCCTCGTCGATGCCGTCGTCACGTCCGGGGAAGGCGCGGGCGCGGACGCGGCCGGCCGACTCGTCCGCCCAGGCCCACGCGTAGATCCACTCGCCGGGCGGCGGCACGTCGAGGGCGTCGACCTCGGCGGCGGTGGCGTACTGGCGCAGCGTGCGCGGCGGGGCCCACTCCGCGCGGGCCTCGATCCAGGTGAACTCGCCGTCCAGGCGGGTGCCCACCACGCCCGCGGGCGTGACCAGTTCGGGCACGTCCAGCAGCCACGCGGTGCCGACGCAGGGGTGACCGGCGAAGGGCAGCCGCAG comes from the Streptomyces sp. NBC_00820 genome and includes:
- a CDS encoding PhzF family phenazine biosynthesis protein, translating into MTDYDVLRVFCGPNGGYGNELGVVRDGSVMPERSDRQELAAKLGFSETVFVDDPERGLIDIYTPTLRLPFAGHPCVGTAWLLDVPELVTPAGVVGTRLDGEFTWIEARAEWAPPRTLRQYATAAEVDALDVPPPGEWIYAWAWADESAGRVRARAFPGRDDGIDEDEATGAAALLLTDRLGRALNITQGQGSQILTAPQPHGWVEVGGRVYLER